ACCTTGCGTGACCTGATCGAGGGTGCGCCACTACCTCCCAGTGAACCGCCGCGCATTGCGGTGATCAGCTACAAGGGTCTGAGCCGGCTCATTCAAAGCGTGACTCCACGCTACGATGGGCGCGCGCAGTTCCTTGTAGTCGACAAGGTATTTGACGAAGCGATCACCGCTGCGCGGGAGCTAATTGCCCGCAATGCGGTTGATGTGATCATCAGTGCGGGAGCAAACGCGACCTACCTGCGCGACCGGGTGGATATCCCGGTCATCCGTATCAACGTCTCGGGTTTCGATATTCTCCGTGCCTTGATGAAGGCCAGTCGATTTTCCGACAAGGTCGCTCTCATCAATTACCGTGAAACCGATGCCAACCTTGAGGAGGTCAAGCACCTGATCAACGTTGAAATCGAGCAGCGCTCCTACACGACGATCGAAGATGCACGATTGCAGTTTCGCGAACTCAAGCAATTGGGGTATCGAGTCGTGGTGGGCTCGAGCTTTGTTACAGACCTGTCCGAGAATGAGGGTCTGACCGGCATCCTTACTTACTCCGAGCAGGCCATCCACCAGGCGGTGGATATGGCGATTGAGGTCACGCGAACGCAACGCATCGAGCAGGGACGCCAGGCCTGGCTCAACCAGGTCATTCAGCATCTCCAGGAGGGAGTGATCGCGGTCGACAGGGACCAGTTGGTGCAGTGTTTTAACCCGGCCTCCCGGCGCATTCTTGGCGTGGAAACGGATCTCATGCTTCGAAGACCGCTTCATGAGCTGGTGCCTGGCCTGGTAGTTGAAAGCGGCCCTGATAATGATGCCGAGCCGCAACCACAGGTGCTTCGAATAGGGTCGCGGTTGATCATGGCGACTTGCGTGCCCTTGCGTGAAATTGGTGTGGATACGGGGTTCGTGATCACGCTGCAGGATTCCGCTGCCATCGAGAGGGCAGATCGGCGCATCAGAACGCAGCGCAGTCCCCGGGAATACGCCGCACGCTACCATCTGGACGACATTATCGGCGAATCTCCCGTAATCCAGAGGATGATTAACCTCGCCCGGCAATATGCGCAAAGCGATTCCACTGTGCTGCTCGTGGGGGAGAGCGGCACTGGCAAGGAGCTGTTCGCGCAAGGCATCCACAATGCGAGCCCGCGGTCAGACGGACGTTTCGTCGCGATCAACTGCGCTGGATTCGCCGAGAGCCTGCTGGAAAGCGAACTTTTCGGCTATGAGGAAGGCGCTTTCACGGGGGCTCGCAAAGGTGGCCGGGTTGGGCTTATCGAGGCGGCGCATGGGGGAACGCTCTTTCTTGACGAGGTCGGCGATATGCCGACGAATCTGCAGACCCGGCTCTTGCGCGTACTGCAGGAGCGCGAGGTTACCCGTGTCGGGGGCACAATCCCGACACCCGTTGACGTGCGCGTGATTGCAGCAACCAACGTGGAATTGCGTGAGCGGATCGAGAGCGGCGATCTGCGTGAGGATCTTTACTATCGACTCAATATCCTTTCCATACTGGTGCCACCATTGCGGGCCCGCACCGAAGATATCCCGTTGCTGGCAGGAGAAACGCTTCGACGTCTATTGCATGAGGCCGGTGTTTCAGCTGATCCAGAACCGGTGCTCGCTGCGCTCCGGGATCGCCTGCTCAGCTACTCCTGGCCCGGCAACGTACGCGAAATGGAAAACTTCATGGAGCGGCTTGCCGTTTTCATTACTCAGAATGATGATCCGCTATCGGCGAGTGGACAAAAAGCGCTCTACTCCATTCTCCCGGAGCTTCTGATCAGCGACTCCACCGATGAGCCAGGAACGCTGAGGGCCAAGCAGCGCAGCGTGGAAATCGACCGAATCCAGCGCGTATTTACCGAGTGCGAAGGAAATATGGCTGAGGTCGCCCGCAAACTTGGTGTAAGCCGCACCACTCTCTGGCGAAAGCTGCGTCAGCGCTAAACCTACACCGATCGAGTCACATCATGAGGTTTGGCAGCCAGAGGATCAGCGGCGGGAACATGAACAACAAGGCGACGGTGAGCAGGTCGACGGGCAGGAAACGCATAATGCCGATAAAGCTTTGCTCCACCGTTACGTGACGTGACGCACCAGCCACCACAAAGGCGTTCATTCCGAACGGTGGTGTGATCAGCCCGATCTCGATCAGCTTCACCACCAGAATCGCAAACCAGATGCCGTCATACCCCATGCCCGTCACGATGGGATGAACCAGGGGCACCGCAATCAGCAGCATGGAAATCGGATCCAGGAACATGCCGAGGGGAATGAAGGCCAGCAGGATAATGACGACAATCAGCACATCAGGGACGGCCAGGCCGGTCACCCAGGTGGTCAGCATGGCGGGTACACCTGCAAGCACCAGGAAGAAGGTAAATACGGCTGCACCAACCAGCAGCGCGAATACCATGCTGCTCAACGAGATTGACTCGAGCGTCGCCTGGCGGAACGGGCGCCAGAACCCTTCACGACCCCGCACCGTATCGATCAGAAAGAAGATGAATGCGACGATGGCACCAAGCCCCGCTGCCTCCGTGGCGGTGACAATCCCCGTATAAATTCCACCGACGACCACCGTCATTAACGAGAGGATGCGAGCAAGCGTATAGGCGCCGACTGTCCAGCCCAGTTTCTGCCGCCGTGGCAGCGGGGGCTCTTCCGCCGCTGCGATTTGCGCTTCTTTCTCAGAGACGAACAAGGCCGAGTTGCCGAAGCCCCAGAAATAGATGGCCACGAAGTACATGAAAGCTGACAGGATGCCTGGGATGATGCCTGCGATCAGCAACGCACCAATGGACTCCCCGCTCACGATGCCGTAGAGCACCAGAACCACACTGGGTGGAATCAGCACACCCAAAGTGCCTGCCGCCCCAACGACGCCGGCGGCAAGGGTCACCGAGTAGCCGTTGCGCCGCATTTCCCGAATCGCCAGTGGTCCGATCGAAGCCACCGTCGCGACGCTGGAGCCACTCACAGCCGCGAAGCCGGCGCAGGTGAGAACGGTGGCCATTGCCAGCCCGCCGCGCACCTTGCGGAGCAGTCGCCCCGCCATGTCGAATGCGTCCTGCGCGAACGTACCATGCTTGGCGAAAATGCCCATGGCGATGAATAGCGGGATGACAATCAATACGTAGCGGGCAGGCGTGTCGAAGGCGATGTGGGCGGCTGTTTCGAGGCTGTAGTCCGCATCACGCAAAAAGAACAAGCCGGTCACGCCGGCGGCGAGCAGGGCAAGTGCAATGGGTATGCGCATGACGATCAGCGCAAACAACACGAACAGGGCGATCATTACGATGGTCAGGGTTTCCATGAATCGATGTTTCCCTGCTCGGCTTTGTTAATGCACTGTACGAGGCGCTCGCCCCGGACAGCGCCGTTAATGTTCGGCTAGACCATCATGTCCGGGCTGGACGGGTCTTCCACATCGGTTCCGGCGCGAATACCCCGGACAAGATCGCCCACTCGCAGCCATAGCTGGAGTTGCCAGGCAATCAGGCCGATGACGATAGCCCAACGCGCTGGCCAGACCAGAGCGCCGGTCAGGCCCAGGCGGTATTCGCCACGCAAATAGGATTCGTAGGCGATCTGGCCGGTATACCAGGTCACTCCTGCGAGCACTGCGAGCACGAACAACATGCCCACCAACTCTACGATGCAGCGAAGGCGAGGCGGCATGTGCATGGCGACGAGCCCGCTGGCAACGTGACCGCCATCGAACTGCGTGCGTGCCAGGCTAAGGTAGACGAGGCCAACCAGTACGATGTCGGCATACTCGGCCACGGATGGGATGCCGCGCCCGGTGATGGTGCGCAACGTAATGTCGGTACCGATGCCCAATACAAGGTAGAAGAGCAGTAATCCGGCCACGATGCCGAGCAGGACGCTAGTGCTCTCAATGACAGCGCGAATGATCACCCAACCCCCCCGCAGTGGACTTCGTCGTCATTAACGCCAGGCTTCACTGGGTGAGGGAGCAAGCCAATCGGCTGGGCCTTGCCCGGCCACACAGTGGCCGGGCAAGCGCTGGTAGATTAACGTGCCGCGCACGCGCGCGCTCCGCTCTCGTAAGGGACCTCTCCCTTGTGGCTCTCGTACTTGGCAAGGAACTGCTCGCGGAAATCAAGCGCGACCTGCTCGTCGATTCCGCGTTCCGTTGCAGCGGCCAGCCAGCGATCGACTGACGCACTGCCAACGAGTTCTTCCATCGTGGCGATATCCTCGTCACTGAACACGGTGACACTGCCGCCGTGGTCAAGGATTCGGTCGCAGGCGTTCTCTTCCATCTGCACGATCAGCGGCATGCCCGCCTCGAACATGAACTCTTCGGCAATCTCCGTCATCAGGTCCTGCACCTTCGGATCCAACGAATCCCACCAGCGCTTGCTGACCCCGATCGCCGCCGACGCGTAATGGCCAAACCCCAAGTCGTAATGGTAAGGAGCAACTTCGTGCAGCGCGGAGACGGGGATCAGGTCAAACGGCCAGGCACCATAGCCGCTGACGACGCCCCGCTGGATGGACTCGTAAAGCTCCTCCGGCCGAAGCCCGACGGTTTCAACGCCGAGTTCCTCGAGCGCCGCCGCCACATAGCCGACCATCCGCAGGCGCTTGCCATCGAGATCGTCGACGCTGTTGATTGGCTCCCGACTGCCCATGATTCCGTGAGGCAGCGGCTGAAGCACCAACAGGTGGACGCCATTACGTTCCCATTCTGCGCGAAACGCTTCGTTCTCCTGATATAGCTCGTAGAATGCACGGACCTGGGCGACCGGATCGCTGGTCTGGAAGGGCACGCCGGCGACATTCCACAGGGGGTATTCACCTGGGAAATAGGCGGCTGCCATGTAACCGGCTTCAATGCGTTGCCGTGCAAGCGCGGGCAGTGTGGCCCCTGCCCCCATCAGGGACGCGCTGTAGTGGCGTGACGTCGTAATGGCGCCATCGGTTCGCCGTTCCAGTTCATCGGCCCACCACTCGAATGCGAGATTAAGCCCCCCTTGTGGAAGTGCACTCGAGAAAGTGATGTTCATCGAAGGCCAGTCATCAGAGGCTTGGGTGACACCCCCGATCGTGAGTGCTGCTGTGATGCATAGCGCTGCAGGCAGTTGGGCCAGTCGTTTCTTCAACATTCTCTCTGTCCTCTCTTCGTATTTCTTATAGGGGACGACGGCTGCTTCGTCCGTCGTAGCCATGACGAACCGTGCGGAACATTGGCACAAGCGATGTCTGCAAGACCGGTGCCAGTACTTGGTCGGCGGCGGGGGTCGGTATCTAATAGCAGGAAATTCAGGAAAAAAACAATTGCTCATCGGCCGAAAACAGGCAGTTGGGCAAGTGTCGGCTTGGGTCGGTGTTAACAAAGTGAAACGTGGATGAACGCGAATGAAACGCTTTATGCGAACCGAGGCAGCGGTAGCCGTCGTTCGATGTTGAAACGACTTGTTTCAAAATTCGGACGCCTCCCTTTGTCATAGTCCTCCATCTAGAAGCGGTTCTCAGCCAGGGACGCGTCACAAAAAACAATAAATACAGGTTGTTAAGAAATATCGATCTTTGCGTGCTCTTGAGCTGGCCGGGATATTGCAGCGGAGTCGGGCGAGTCTTTTCCCTGAAACATCGGTGCAGGAGGAGCGATGAGCCAGACCTATACGAAGCAGACGCTAACGGTGGAACTCGCCAGCAGCGTGATTCAGAAAGCGATGGACAAGGCCGCCAGCATGGGACACCCCTTCGCTATCGCAGTGGTGGACGAGAGTGGCGTGCTCAAGGCGTTCTCGCGGATGGACGGAGCACCGCTACTTGCGAATCAGGTTGCGCAGGACAAGGCCTACACGGCCGTCGGCTTCGGCATGCCAACAGATCAATGGCACGAATTCATCAAGAATGACCCGCCACTTGCGGCTGGCGCAACCACGGGCATTGATCGCCTGGTGGTGTTTGGCGGTGGCTACCCGATCAAGGTCGGTGATGCGGTGGTCGGCGCCATTGGTGTGAGTGGTGGACATTACACGCAGGACATGGAAGTTGCGCTTGCAGGACTTGAAGCCGTTGCCGGCTGATGCATCGAGAAAAAAAAGATAACGTGACGAGGAGAACAGACATGGGACGACTCAGTGGCAAGGTTGCCATCATTACGGGCGCCAATGGCGGCATGGGGCAGGAAGCGGTCAGGATTTTCGCTGGTGAGGGCGCGAGGATCGTCGCCTGTGACGTGGCGGAACCCACTCCGGCACTGCAGACGTTGATCGATCAACATGAGGTTGCGTACGTGCAGGGCGATCTCTGCGATGAGTCACTTTCGCAGCAGGTGGTGCAAACCGCGCTGGATCGCTTCGGACAACTGGACGTTCTCTACAACAACCACGGCATTATGGTCGGCAAGCCTTTCCTGGACACGGAAATGGCGGATTTCGACCGTGTCGTGAGTGTGAATCTGCGTTCGGTGTTCGCGCTGTCCCTGTATGCCGCGAAAGCGATGTCCACGCGGAACCAGGGCTCAATTATTCATATTTCGAGTGTCGGCGGGATCGTCGGTTTTCCGGGCATGGCCGCCTACGGGGCGTCGAAGGGAGGGCTGGCACAGCTGGCCCGCTCCATGGCCACTGATCTCGCATCCTACAATATTCGCGTCAACGCCATCTGCCCGGGAGTTGTGGATACTCCCATGCCACGACGCTACATCAAGGATGCCGGCGCCGAAGAGAAGGAGACAATGGATGCAATGGCGAACATGCACCTGTTGAAGCGTAACGGTCGGCCCGAGGAGATTGTCTGGATGGCCGTCTACCTCGCGTCGGATGAGAGCAGCTTCACGACCGGTGCGGTCATTCCGGTGGATGGTGGCCTCACCGCAATCTAGGCTTTTGCTGAAGGGGCGTCCTCCATTGCCCCCGGCGTTGCCGGGGGCCCTTTATAACCACGCTCTGTCGAGGTGGGGTCATGCGCGACGCGAAGAGTCGACTCTCTATCTGGCGTGATGTGTGCCTCGTCGGGCTGGTCCTGCTCCCGGCGGTTGCGCTCGCCCATCATCCAATGGGTGGCGGAGTTCCGGACAGTGCCTGGCGCGGCCTGCTTTCCGGCCTGGGGCACCCCATTATCGGGCTGCAGCATCTATTCTTCATTCTCGCGGTCGCGGCGCTGGCGGTAATGTATCCACGCCGGGTCGGCGCTCTGACGGCGGTCGGGTTCGTTTTCGCGACGCTCTTGGGAGCCACCACCCACGTCCTGGGTTTCAGCTTTCTGCTGGCGGATTCCCTCGTTGCGATATCGCTGATCGTTGCCGGGGTTATGCTTGCGTTTCTCACGGGGCTTCGTGCATCAACGCTCGTCATCATGGTTACCGTTTCAGGACTCTTT
The Natronocella acetinitrilica DNA segment above includes these coding regions:
- a CDS encoding HupE/UreJ family protein; amino-acid sequence: MRDAKSRLSIWRDVCLVGLVLLPAVALAHHPMGGGVPDSAWRGLLSGLGHPIIGLQHLFFILAVAALAVMYPRRVGALTAVGFVFATLLGATTHVLGFSFLLADSLVAISLIVAGVMLAFLTGLRASTLVIMVTVSGLFHGHAYAEAIIGATAAPILAYLLGFSLMHLLLILGVAEVGRWAYVRMPGMGRRVLRLTGGCVALVGAGVGGLLLFG
- the prpR gene encoding propionate catabolism operon regulatory protein PrpR, with the protein product MKDSDHKGSDVTLRDLIEGAPLPPSEPPRIAVISYKGLSRLIQSVTPRYDGRAQFLVVDKVFDEAITAARELIARNAVDVIISAGANATYLRDRVDIPVIRINVSGFDILRALMKASRFSDKVALINYRETDANLEEVKHLINVEIEQRSYTTIEDARLQFRELKQLGYRVVVGSSFVTDLSENEGLTGILTYSEQAIHQAVDMAIEVTRTQRIEQGRQAWLNQVIQHLQEGVIAVDRDQLVQCFNPASRRILGVETDLMLRRPLHELVPGLVVESGPDNDAEPQPQVLRIGSRLIMATCVPLREIGVDTGFVITLQDSAAIERADRRIRTQRSPREYAARYHLDDIIGESPVIQRMINLARQYAQSDSTVLLVGESGTGKELFAQGIHNASPRSDGRFVAINCAGFAESLLESELFGYEEGAFTGARKGGRVGLIEAAHGGTLFLDEVGDMPTNLQTRLLRVLQEREVTRVGGTIPTPVDVRVIAATNVELRERIESGDLREDLYYRLNILSILVPPLRARTEDIPLLAGETLRRLLHEAGVSADPEPVLAALRDRLLSYSWPGNVREMENFMERLAVFITQNDDPLSASGQKALYSILPELLISDSTDEPGTLRAKQRSVEIDRIQRVFTECEGNMAEVARKLGVSRTTLWRKLRQR
- a CDS encoding TRAP transporter large permease; translated protein: METLTIVMIALFVLFALIVMRIPIALALLAAGVTGLFFLRDADYSLETAAHIAFDTPARYVLIVIPLFIAMGIFAKHGTFAQDAFDMAGRLLRKVRGGLAMATVLTCAGFAAVSGSSVATVASIGPLAIREMRRNGYSVTLAAGVVGAAGTLGVLIPPSVVLVLYGIVSGESIGALLIAGIIPGILSAFMYFVAIYFWGFGNSALFVSEKEAQIAAAEEPPLPRRQKLGWTVGAYTLARILSLMTVVVGGIYTGIVTATEAAGLGAIVAFIFFLIDTVRGREGFWRPFRQATLESISLSSMVFALLVGAAVFTFFLVLAGVPAMLTTWVTGLAVPDVLIVVIILLAFIPLGMFLDPISMLLIAVPLVHPIVTGMGYDGIWFAILVVKLIEIGLITPPFGMNAFVVAGASRHVTVEQSFIGIMRFLPVDLLTVALLFMFPPLILWLPNLMM
- a CDS encoding GlcG/HbpS family heme-binding protein, producing the protein MSQTYTKQTLTVELASSVIQKAMDKAASMGHPFAIAVVDESGVLKAFSRMDGAPLLANQVAQDKAYTAVGFGMPTDQWHEFIKNDPPLAAGATTGIDRLVVFGGGYPIKVGDAVVGAIGVSGGHYTQDMEVALAGLEAVAG
- a CDS encoding C4-dicarboxylate TRAP transporter substrate-binding protein, translating into MATTDEAAVVPYKKYEERTERMLKKRLAQLPAALCITAALTIGGVTQASDDWPSMNITFSSALPQGGLNLAFEWWADELERRTDGAITTSRHYSASLMGAGATLPALARQRIEAGYMAAAYFPGEYPLWNVAGVPFQTSDPVAQVRAFYELYQENEAFRAEWERNGVHLLVLQPLPHGIMGSREPINSVDDLDGKRLRMVGYVAAALEELGVETVGLRPEELYESIQRGVVSGYGAWPFDLIPVSALHEVAPYHYDLGFGHYASAAIGVSKRWWDSLDPKVQDLMTEIAEEFMFEAGMPLIVQMEENACDRILDHGGSVTVFSDEDIATMEELVGSASVDRWLAAATERGIDEQVALDFREQFLAKYESHKGEVPYESGARACAAR
- a CDS encoding SDR family NAD(P)-dependent oxidoreductase → MGRLSGKVAIITGANGGMGQEAVRIFAGEGARIVACDVAEPTPALQTLIDQHEVAYVQGDLCDESLSQQVVQTALDRFGQLDVLYNNHGIMVGKPFLDTEMADFDRVVSVNLRSVFALSLYAAKAMSTRNQGSIIHISSVGGIVGFPGMAAYGASKGGLAQLARSMATDLASYNIRVNAICPGVVDTPMPRRYIKDAGAEEKETMDAMANMHLLKRNGRPEEIVWMAVYLASDESSFTTGAVIPVDGGLTAI
- a CDS encoding TRAP transporter small permease subunit, giving the protein MIIRAVIESTSVLLGIVAGLLLFYLVLGIGTDITLRTITGRGIPSVAEYADIVLVGLVYLSLARTQFDGGHVASGLVAMHMPPRLRCIVELVGMLFVLAVLAGVTWYTGQIAYESYLRGEYRLGLTGALVWPARWAIVIGLIAWQLQLWLRVGDLVRGIRAGTDVEDPSSPDMMV